One part of the Arabidopsis thaliana chromosome 4, partial sequence genome encodes these proteins:
- a CDS encoding uncharacterized protein (unknown protein; FUNCTIONS IN: molecular_function unknown; INVOLVED IN: biological_process unknown; LOCATED IN: endomembrane system; Has 4 Blast hits to 4 proteins in 2 species: Archae - 0; Bacteria - 0; Metazoa - 0; Fungi - 0; Plants - 4; Viruses - 0; Other Eukaryotes - 0 (source: NCBI BLink).): MRSGGESERTVMGFVVVVVVVVMRGGEIDAGAAFEGGEESGYYGCADPASGVVDLFHGSRRANVGGDADAFVHGFWIRLAFQKTTKKRRSWDGSIYYRNNDFEPRKCKYKYIKRLLFVRNSASGVVVS; the protein is encoded by the coding sequence ATGAGGAGCGGCGGAGAGAGCGAGAGGACGGTGATGGGattcgtcgtcgtcgtcgtcgtcgtcgtcatGAGAGGTGGAGAGATTGACGCAGGCGCAGCGTTCGAGGGAGGTGAAGAAAGCGGATATTACGGTTGCGCTGATCCAGCTAGCGGCGTGGTCGATCTTTTCCATGGAAGTCGTCGTGCTAACGTTGGAGGTGATGCTGATGCTTTTGTCCATGGCTTCTGGATCCGATTAGCGTTTCAGAAGACgaccaagaaaagaagatcGTGGGATGGATCAATATATTACAGGAATAACGATTTTGAACCgagaaaatgtaaatataagtatataaaaCGATTATTGTTTGTCAGAAATAGCGCATCTGGTGTAGTGGTATCATAG
- a CDS encoding uncharacterized protein (unknown protein; FUNCTIONS IN: molecular_function unknown; INVOLVED IN: biological_process unknown; LOCATED IN: cellular_component unknown; BEST Arabidopsis thaliana protein match is: unknown protein (TAIR:AT4G10810.1); Has 30201 Blast hits to 17322 proteins in 780 species: Archae - 12; Bacteria - 1396; Metazoa - 17338; Fungi - 3422; Plants - 5037; Viruses - 0; Other Eukaryotes - 2996 (source: NCBI BLink).) yields the protein MDKSISITSNVSTTTSMEKIDHAASWISATVISAFFTSLERCACVNLSTSHDDDDDDDDESHHRPLALSAAPHPNDTV from the coding sequence ATGGACAAAAGCATCAGCATCACCTCCAACGTTAGCACGACGACTTCCATGGAAAAGATCGACCACGCCGCTAGCTGGATCAGCGCAACCGTAATATCCGCTTTCTTCACCTCCCTCGAACGCTGCGCCTGCGTCAATCTCTCCACCTCTCatgacgacgacgacgacgacgacgacgaatCCCATCACCGTCCTCTCGCTCTCTCCGCCGCTCCTCATCCAAACGACACCGTTTAG